The following coding sequences are from one Neurospora crassa OR74A linkage group I, whole genome shotgun sequence window:
- a CDS encoding C6 transcription factor Prf → MATEGSMDQWQFQGDPSSTGLDDFNLGNNLGLGMSSIGGDFTWEMIGLGLEEPLPPQETIDELHQVYFDKIHPSLPMIHRARYFHAMNLAPNQRPPVCLRYAMWTLACSVSDRFLDLKELFYQRARRYLELDTIKGFGEHMITVSHCQTYVLLASYEFKWMYFPRAWMSIGSAVRLCQMMGLYRVDGGDLEVKQCLPPPRDWTEKEERRRTFWMAFCQDRYASIGTGWPMIIDEKDILTDLPASDEAYDLSHPQETQSLNDVTLHTGPSKLSSFGGVILLAYLFGRNLIHLHRPTEDDRDDDLNGEFWKRHRQMDNILLNVSLCIPSALKLPQGLANPNVVFTNMCIHTSTICLHQAAIFKADTNNLPASVSTECKMRCITSAHEIASIMRMASHLDLDRLNPNMSFCLYVAARVFVQFLKSRPDDGQVADSLRFLLSAMNALKRKNPLTESFVVQLDVDLEALGAKVPKLKNAFSRSNDGHTSRAHMKPGTGLGASTQHGNMYHQECQFLRTVEDDGNPVNAPNLVKPVDFDDPLVQLPGSSRNTAPDWSSSVEQRSPILSAGGQHGGDSARTDGLAFDTFIHGRMSNNISLPPNYQTRPHHDPDAGGNSDGVPLSTPSPNSNQPTPNSGTSSSNHHHHLCHQMHQHQHQHPHHHPHPQPHPHAHHQQEHGQGQVQGLAPTNDGRHMSGSGGSSSSMSFDNRNKNHSTSPITPGSSTNPTITTAATALATTATATTTTSTALDINPSPAAAVGFFLDPTAFGMPGVEIAPENTTNSGLARTASDPHATTIVGNPNNGNNLGMGSGVGMGMNIGVGRDGGGGGMTPDSVLRSLMAMGNMEGMDGMEGCGMDLGWGNGGTSHELDSHGNRHGDGGSF, encoded by the exons ATGGCAACAGAGGGGAGCATGGATCAGTGGCAGTTCCAAGGCGATCCGAGCAGCACAGGATTGGATGACTTCAACTTGGGCAACAACTTGGGACTAGGCATGAGTAGTATTGGCGGCGACTTTACCTGGGAAATGATAGGCCTGGGACTGGAGGAGCCATTACCGCCCCAGGAGACCATCGACGAGCT GCACCAAGTATACTTTGACAAAATACACCCTTCCCTCCCAATGATACACCGCGCCCGCTACTTCCATGCGATGAATCT AGCCCCAAATCAGCGGCCACCGGTGTGTCTACGCTATGCTATGTGGACACTGGCCTGCTCGGTGTCAGACCGGTTCCTCGATTTGAAAGAGCTGTTCTATCAGAGGGCCAGGAGGTATCTGGAGTTGGATACCATCAAAGGCTTTGGAGAACACATGATAACGGTGTCACATTGCCAGACCTATGTGCTCCTGGCATCCTACGAGTTCAAATGGATGTATTTTCCGCGAGCATGGATGAGTATAGGCTCGGCCGTACGCTTATGCCAGAT GATGGGCCTCTATCgagttgatggtggtgacttGGAGGTAAAACAGTGCTTACCGCCCCCACGAGATTGgacagaaaaggaagagcGCCGACGAACCTTTTGGATGGCCTTCTGTCAGGACCGTTACGCCAGCATCGGGACGGGTTGGCCGATGATCATTGATGAGAAAGACATTCTCACCGACCTTCCTGCCTCCGACGAGGCCTACGACTTGAGTCACCCCCAGGAGACCCAAAGCCTGAATGATGTGACGCTCCATACGGGTCCTAGTAAGTTGTCGTCTTTTGGCGGTGTCATCCTTCTTGCGTACCTCTTTGGCAGAAACCTTATCCACCTCCACCGGCCGACTGAGGACGACCGAGATGACGACCTCAATGGCGAATTTTGGAAGAGGCATAGACAGATGGATAACATCCTTCTCAATGTTTCGCTTTGTATACCATCTGCCCTCAAGCTGCCACAGGGTCTGGCCAATCCAAACGTCGTCTTCACAAATATGTGCATTCACACGTCGACTATATGCTTGCACCAGGCAGCGATATTCAAAGCAGACACGAACAACTTACCTGCCAGCGTTAGTACTGAGTGTAAGATGCGATGTATTACCTCGGCTCACGAGATTGCAAGTATCATGAGGATGGCCTCTCACCTTGACTTGGATAGG CTGAATCCAAATATGTCGTTCTGTCTCTATGTTGCAGCAAGAGTATTTGTGCAGTTCCTCAAAAGCCGTCCAGACGATGGCCAGGTAGCCGACTCTCTTCGGTTCCTACTGTCAGCCATGAACGCACTGAAGCGGAAGAATCCTCTTACTGAATCCTTCGTAGTACAGCTTGATGTAGACCTTGAAGCTCTTGGTGCCAAGGTTCCCAAGCTCAAAAACGCCTTCTCAAGAAGTAACGATGGT CACACATCACGAGCCCACATGAAACCTGGGACCGGACTCGGAGCATCCACACAACATGGGAACATGTACCACCAGGAATGCCAGTTCCTCCGAACCGTCGAAGACGACGGCAACCCCGTCAACGCCCCCAACCTAGTCAAGCCCGTTGATTTCGACGATCCTCTTGTTCAGCTCCCTGGCTCGAGCAGGAACACCGCACCAGACTGGTCATCATCAGTCGAGCAGCGAAGTCCCATTCTATCCGCCGGCGGGCAACACGGCGGCGACTCTGCCAGGACCGACGGTTTAGCCTTTGACACGTTTATTCATGGCAGGATGTCGAACAACATCTCGCTCCCTCCGAATTATCAGACTCGCCCTCATCACGATCCCGACGCCGGGGGAAATAGCGACGGCGTCCCGCTGTCCACTCCTTCACCAAACTCTAACCAGCCCACGCCCAATTCTGGCACATCATCTTcgaaccatcaccaccatctgtGTCACCAAatgcatcagcatcagcatcaacatccacaccatcatcctcatcctcagccTCACCCCCACGCTCATCACCAGCAAGAACATGGACAAGGGCAAGTACAAGGACTAGCACCCACCAACGATGGCCGACATATGAGCGGATCCGGCGgatcttcatcttccatgTCCTTTGACAATCGCAATAAGAATCACAGCACCAGCCCCATAACCCCCGGCTCCTCTACAAATCCTACCATAACCACGGCTGCCACAGCTCTTGCAACTActgccaccgccaccactaCTACTAGCACTGCTCTGGACATCAATCCAAGCCCTGCCGCAGCCGTCGGTTTTTTTCTCGATCCAACTGCCTTTGGTATGCCGGGCGTTGAGATAGCTCCGGAAAATACGACTAATTCGGGGTTAGCGAGGACGGCGTCCGACCCTCACGCCACCACCATTGTTGGCAACCCCAATAATGGCAACAACCTCGGGATGGGTTCCGGCGTCGGGATGGGCATGAATATCGGCGTCGGCAGGgatggtggcggtggtggcatgACGCCGGATAGTGTGCTGCGATCGCTCATGGCAATGGGGAACATGGAAGG
- a CDS encoding WD repeat-containing protein — MAPLLRPRYSLPKEKFSAYFGPLKSQSYNDTTSGPRGGGGSHHSLSTIAWNPLGTLIATGAVDKTLRVWNPEKPNVKFSTELKGHASPIEKVAFNPVKDAELCSVSSDGAVKIWDVRTKACVNEVKVSGHATSLAWAPDGSSLLVGSKNGDLFHILPSQSSIISTHHQPVGTNQMAFCWSGDKVFLPTNEGRIRILSYPDFEPVLHVNYAVPEGESTEFTLKGHTASCLTAELSPTGKYLATGGADSIISLFDTKDWICQRTVTRMVGPVKSISFTFDGSYVVGGCEEGGSLEVTHTETGEHVHTFKTAGTCEAVAWAPTRYCLAYSDLGVLRIIGVDTDRK; from the exons ATGGCTCCACTTCTACGCCCCAGATATAGCTTGCCCAAGGAGAAGTTTTCGGCGTACTTTGGACCCCTCAAGAGTCAGTCTTACAACGACACCACCTCCGGGCCTCgggggggtggtggaagcCATCACAG CCTAAGCACAATAGCCTGGAACCCCTTGGGAACTCTTATTGCCACTGGTGCTGTTGACAAGACACTTCGTGTCTGGAATCCCGAGAAGCCCAATGTCAAATTTTCAACCGAACTCAAAGGTCATGCTTCTCCGATTGAAAAAGTCGCCTTCAACCCTGTCAAGGATGCTGAACTCTGCAGCGTCAGTAGCGATGGCGCTGTCAAGATCTGGGACGTAAGGACAAAGGCATGTGTCAACGAGGTCAAGGTTTCTGGACACGCCACGTCCCTGGCCTGGGCACCCGATGGATCGTCCTTACTCGTTGGTAGCAAG AATGGTGATTTGTTCCACATTCTGCCCTCCCAGTCTTCCATCATTTCGACCCACCATCAACCGGTCGGCACAAATCAGATGGCTTTCTGTTGGAGTGGTGACAAGGTGTTTCTGCCCACCAACGAAGGAAGGATACGCATTTTGTCCTACCCCGACTTTGAACCTGTCCTGCATGTGAACTACGCCGTCCCCGAGGGCGAATCGACTGAATTCACCCTCAAAGGCCATACAGCGTCTTGCCTAACGGCTGAGCTCTCTCCCACGGGCAAATACCTGGCAACGGGAGGCGCCGATTCCATCATTTCCTTGTTTGACACCAAAGACTGGATTTGCCAGCGGACAGTAACCCGCATGGTTGGGCCGGTCAAAAGCATAA GTTTCACATTTGATGGTAGTTATGTGGTCGGTGGCTGTGAAGAAG GTGGTAGCTTGGAAGTTACTCATACCGAGACAGGCGAGCATGTCCACACCTTCAAGACAGCTGGTACTTGTGAAGCAGTGGCATGGGCACCTACCAGATACTGCCTTGCTTACAGTGATCTAGGCGTACTCCGCATCATCGGCGTGGACACGGATAGAAAGTGA
- a CDS encoding DUF1339 domain-containing protein produces MYWPIGTPRIYATSASCPPSYPHLYSHDGLPAPDQRPTRASLLSPGPTADGHDASSVPPTPITPVAPFTPAIKSVEHDYYDDGQSEPPSPPPPEPSRSNAPPREPILALRVARAGHLFAVITSTSMTIWQTKPTVVLAVVVRSEASLKSYGTNTSLMLRPDAAIFVVRTSLGYLITYSLATDADSRVYKPHFSSHTNVQKRRQTHAGGPGAIAPDQILWGPGEGSGVRDVSVRFRMVIKVDAGIESALALDDELVVATRKPAAVQCIRWTPDSSGSQTSTELLSRMGWVDKKVMVREMTHDRRMNLSTWVTSDGKAYAVQRISGSQLEPDTNQPPDPKKLFKGYCFYTPQTPGEQAIRCIVNAVFSLIAVGCADGNIRVFSAKDYSGNIPASHVHNLPASNNTCGRLTTLSYSPDGYCLFAGYEKGWATWSVYGKPLSNSFGADQTIASTTGEEWISGVLDAAWIGGGCELLLVGRAHESIWLLEMARSAVTGCYNSANLFRTVLQSTSSVMVYRGYDLPDLTSISAEPGLWHTARIPASYLMNHWPIRCTAISSDGRYVAVAGRRGLAHYSVNSSRWKTFADGDAENQFMVKGGMCWYQNILVAAVEANRSFELRLYSREASLDSSNVLHTQEMSAPVVLVTPSGEDSLLVYTYDNLLYHFIFAPFGGTVRLVEVGHIAFHGIIRSPARVRGLSWILPESQLLDGDPSQDVAHASVLFLVDGKLVLLRPSYNEGGLKYDMRVIANNLEFYVSMRDQPFVGGVLTPSEKQVFTAAADDSLRNSLWIFDGSEIKTWTDVEPVLRATSGEATRELPPMTSIPIDFYPLSALLSKAIVLGVESDLIQRRDVSFSFFRFSIRTHLFLPDILRFYLSNNRPIEALRLAQQYEHLEYFAHGLEILLHHVLDEEVDAHPPPAPEHAILPRVLSLLSSFKQYLDIVVQCTRKTEVRSWRTLFAYLPPPQELFEESLQRGSLKTAGGYLLILHTFDELATASEQSVRLLSRAMREGDWELCKELARFLAALDETGDTLREAMELAKMRVKQESELEDGHGSVGSGLGTMLGVPQGGGANGASSTTSSLISNTKGIIGSDWDADRRTISDAGSVVSANRYEG; encoded by the exons ATGTACTGGCCTATTGGAACTCCTCGGATATATGCGACAAGCGCCAGCTGCCCGCCATCCTATCCTCACCTTTACTCTCACGATGGGTTACCGGCCCCCGATCAAAGACCTACCAGGGCCTCTCTGCTGTCCCCAGGTCCCACCGCCGACGGTCACGATGCCTCGAGTGTCCCCCCTACGCCGATCACTCCGGTAGCACCTTTCACACCGGCCATCAAGTCCGTCGAGCACGACTACTACGATGACGGGCAGTCTGaaccaccatctccacctcctccagaaCCCTCGCGTTCCAATGCTCCGCCCAGGGAACCAATACTGGCTCTTCGAGTTGCCAGAGCTGGCCACTTGTTCGCCGTCATCACCTCGACATCAATGACCATTTGGCAGACAAAG CCAACGGTTGtgttggctgttgttgttcgatCCGAGGCGTCACTCAAGTCCTACGGTACCAACACGAGCTTGATGCTGCGTCCGGACGCCGCCATATTTGTCGTGCGCACAAGCCTGGGCTATCTGATCACCTACTCTCTGGCTACCGATGCCGACTCCCGAGTCTACAAACCCCATTTTTCCAGTCATACCAACGTCCAGAAACGGCGGCAAACCCACGCAGGCGGCCCGGGAGCCATAGCCCCCGACCAAATACTATGGGGCCCCGGTGAGGGATCGGGAGTTAGGGATGTCAGCGTTCGTTTCCGCATGGTTATCAAAGTGGACGCCGGCATTGAGAGTGCTCTGGCTTTGGACGACGAGTTGGTGGTGGCTACGCGGAAACCTGCGGCAGTTCAATGCATCCGATGGACCCCAGACAGCTCCGGAAGTCAGACCAGCACAGAGCTATTGAGCCGCATGGGCTGGGTTGACAAGAAGGTCATGGTTCGCGAGATGACTCACGACAGGCGCATGAACCTGTCCACATGGGTGACCAGTGACGGCAAAGCGTACGCTGTCCAGCGCATCTCTGGCAGCCAACTAGAACCCGATACCAACCAGCCGCCCGACCCAAAGAAGCTTTTCAAGGGCTATTGCTTTTATACGCCGCAGACACCTGGTGAACAAGCCATACGTTGCATCGTCAACGCGGTCTTCTCTCTCATTGCTGTGGGCTGCGCAGATGGCAACATTCGCGTGTTTTCTGCAAAAGATTACTCTGGAAACATTCCAGCTTCTCACGTCCACAACCTCCCAGCTTCAAATAACACTTGTGGCAGACTTACAACACTTAGCTACTCTCCCGATGGCTATTGTCTTTTTGCTGGCTACGAAAAGGGATGGGCAACATGGAGTGTATACGGCAAGCCACTGAGTAACAGCTTTGGGGCCGATCAAACCATTGCTAGCACAACCGGGGAAGAGTGGATATCCGGTGTCCTGGATGCAGCCTGGATCGGAGGTGGCTGTGAACTGTTGCTTGTCGGGCGAGCCCATGAATCGATATGGCTGCTAGAGATGGCACGAAGCGCAGTGACCGGATGCTACAACTCTGCAAATCTCTTCAGGACCGTGCTTCAGAGCACTTCCAGCGTCATGGTCTATAGGGGATATGACCTTCCCGATCTTACTTCGATCTCGGCCGAACCTGGGCTGTGGCACACAGCTAGAATACCAGCCAGCTATCTTATGAACCATTGGCCAATCAGGTGTACTGCCATCTCCAGCGATGGTCGATATGTTGCAGTTGCGGGCAGGAGAGGCTTGGCTCACTATAGCGTGAACAGCAGTCGCTGGAAGACGTTTGCGGATGGGGACGCGGAGAACCAATTTATGGTAAAGGGTGGCATGTGTTGGTACCAGAACATCCTGGTTGCTGCCGTGGAGGCTAATAGAAGCTTCGAACTCCGTCTCTACTCGCGGGAGGCATCCCTCGATAGCTCGAACGTGCTACATACCCAAGAGATGTCGGCACCCGTTGTCCTAGTTACTCCCTCTGGCGAAGACTCGCTGCTCGTTTATACTTACGACAACCTCCTTTACCATTTCATATTTGCACCATTTGGTGGCACCGTTAGGCTGGTGGAAGTTGGTCACATAGCTTTCCATGGCATCATTCGATCACCCGCACGAGTTCGAGGTTTAAGCTGGATTTTGCCCGAGAGCCAGCTCTTAGACGGAGACCCATCCCAAGACGTGGCTCATGCTTCTGTCTTGTTCTTGGTTGATGGCAAGCTGGTCCTCCTTCGGCCCTCATACAATGAAGGCGGTCTCAAATACGATATGCGCGTTATTGCGAACAACCTCGAATTCTACGTTAGCATGAGGGACCAGCCATTTGTGGGCGGCGTCCTGACACCTTCCGAAAAGCAGGTCTTTACGGCTGCGGCTGACGACAGTTTACGTAATTCGCTATGGATCTTTGATGGTAGTGAAATCAAGACCTGGACGGATGTCGAGCCAGTTTTGAGGGCCACCTCTGGAGAAGCCACGAGAGAGCTTCCACCCATGACATCAATCCCTATCGACTTTTATCCCCTATCCGCTCTTCTCAGCAAAGCCATAGTACTTGGCGTGGAGTCCGATCTTATCCAGCGCCGCGATGtcagcttctccttcttccgtTTCTCGATACGG ACGCACCTCTTTCTACCCGATATACTGCGGTTCTACCTTAGTAATAACAGACCGATTGAGGCGTTGCGGTTAGCTCAGCAATATGAGCACCTTGAGTACTTTGCGCATGGACTGGAAATACTTCTGCACCATGTCCTGGACGAAGAGGTGGATGCCCATCCTCCGCCTGCTCCAGAACATGCCATCCTCCCACGCGTGCTGTCACTTCTCTCATCGTTCAAGCAGTACTTGGACATTGTGGTGCAGTGTACCCGCAAGACGGAAGTGCGTTCCTGGCGTACTCTGTTCGCCTATCTCCCTCCACCTCAGGAGCTGTTTGAGGAGAGCTTGCAGCGTGGGAGCCTCAAGACTGCTGGCGGCTACTTACTCATCCTCCATACCTTTGACGAACTCGCAACAGCAAGCGAGCAGAGTGTGCGTCTCTTAAGCAGAGCAATGCGCGAGGGCGACTGGGAGCTATGCAAAGAGCTGGCGCGGTTTTTAGCAGCGCTCGATGAAACGGGGGACACGCTGCGTGAAGCAATGGAGCTGGCCAAGATGCGAGTGAAGCAGGAAAGTGAGCTGGAGGATGGCCATGGCAGCGTAGGCAGCGGGCTGGGCACAATGCTTGGAGTTCCtcagggtggtggtgctaaCGGTGCTTCCAGCACTACCAGCTCATTGATTTCCAATACCAAGGGGATCATAGGTAGTGACTGGGATGCTGACAGGCGCACAATCAGCGACGCCGGCAGCGTTGTCAGTGCTAATCGGTACGAAGGTTAA
- the ckb-2 gene encoding casein kinase II subunit beta-2 yields MDDFVSESESDYASYWRDWFISSRGNEYFCEIDEDYITDRFNLTGLNTEVQYYQYALDLITDVFDLDCDDDMRETIEKSARHLYGLVHARYIVTTRGLQKMFEKYKKADFGKCPRVMCSSHPLLPMGLSDVPNSKPVKLYCARCEDIYNPKSSRHAAIDGAYFGTSFHNIFFQVYPTLVPAKSVERYIPRCYGFKVHAAAALVRWQNSQRDEMRRRLRKLEVESGFKDAEDEAELDDDDEEEEEEEEEEEELAAMDEAEGAQQQHAAAAAGTATGGVAAGGEGVH; encoded by the exons ATGGATGACTTTGTGAGCGAGTCTGAGAGCGACTATGCCAGCTATTGGCGCGACTGG TTTATTTCCTCGCGAGGCAATGAGTACTTTTGCGAAATTGACGAGGACTACATCACTGATAGGTTCAATCTAACTGGTCTCAACACTGAGGTCCAGTACTACCAATATGCTCTCGATCTCATCACCGATGTCTTCGACCTCGACTGCGATGACGACATGCGGGAAACAATAGAGAAGTCTGCTAGGCACCTGTACGGTCTTGTCCATGCTCGATACATTGTCACAACGCGGGGTCTTCAAAAAATG TTCGAAAAGTACAAAAAAGCCGACTTTGGCAAGTGCCCGCGCGTCATGTGTTCCTCGCACCCTCTGCTGCCCATGGGTCTCTCGGACGTGCCCAACTCCAAGCCGGTGAAGCTGTACTGCGCGCGTTGCGAGGATATTTACAACCCCAAGTCGTCGCGCCACGCCGCCATTGACGGCGCCTACTTCGGCACCTCGTTCCACAACATCTTCTTTCAGGTATACCCGACCCTGGTGCCCGCCAAGAGCGTCGAGCGCTACATTCCGCGCTGCTACGGCTTCAAGGTGCACGCCGCTGCCGCTCTGGTGCGCTGGCAGAACAGCCAGCGGGACGAGATGCGTAGGCGGCTGAGGAAGCTCGAGGTCGAGAGCGGGTTCAAGGACGCCGAGGACGAGGCTGAgcttgacgatgatgacgaggaggaggaggaggaagaggaggaagaggaggagctggctgCTATGGATGAGGCTGAAGGTGCCCAACAGCAAcatgcggcggcggcggcaggtaCAGCAACGGGAGGCGTTGCTGCCGGCGGTGAAGGCGTTCATTAG
- a CDS encoding PAP2 domain-containing protein, with amino-acid sequence MPDDSEDLLIPPAHARSISPSHTGYTPPTSTTLMMDNLRHTRAGGLKRKRGGWVVVVSYVFDWVIIAVAGVIGYIFGAKTPNKRPFSLYDPNISFPFTVKETVPVWLATCISVIAPIFFIAVISLIFVPGATVPRGTPKALIWKRKLWELHIGWLGLALSIASAWLITNGMKNLYGKPRPDLLSRCQPDLANVAKYIVGGYANTSMNGHLVSANICMNPDKAKLDDGFRSYPSGHSSSAAAGLIYLSLFIASKFAITIPFLASGTNVDAASFSAFPSRTRHNTAMSAMGGPESYEMAPRGPASSGGGRTYTGGSIGAAEEKRLARHTRAVAAVRLQAAAPPLYLLLICIIPWFASIFIASSRWFDFRHHGFDILFGYLIGLICAFFSFRYYHLPISQGAGWAWGPRSRDKAFWAGVGSYSYSTDHNVGEYYRAGDEEEALSPDSLDHGSSYGHPVVRANGTGLESNVGPDQPGGIITGRKPPSLDVDQ; translated from the exons ATGCCCGACGATTCAGAAGACCTCCTCATCCCTCCAGCACATGCTCGCTCGATTTCACCATCGCATACCGGCTATACACCACCAACTTCGACGACGCTGATGATGGACAATCTCAGGCACACCCGAGCTGGTGGgctaaagaggaagagaggaggatgggtggtggtagtcTCGTATGTCTTTGACTGGGTCATTATTGCTGTTGCCGGAGTCATTGGCTATATTTTTGGGGCTAAAACCCCAAACAAGAGACCTTTCTCACTTTACGATCCCAATATCTC ATTCCCCTTTACAGTAAAGGAAACTGTGCCCGTCTGGCTGGCAACATGCATCAGCGTGATCGcccccatcttcttcattgCCGTCATCTCGCTGATATTCGTCCCTGGCGCTACCGTACCTCGGGGCACGCCGAAGGCCTTGATTTGGAAGCGAAAGCTATGGGAACTGCATATCGGCTGGCTGGGGTTGGCTCTGTCGATAGCGTCAGCCTGGCTGATCACGAATGGCATGAAGAACCTTTACGGAAAGCCGCGACCGGATCTTCTTTCGAGATGCCAGCCCGATCTCGCCAATGTCGCCAAGTATATCGTTGGAGGTTATGCTAATACCAGCATGAATGGGCACCTGGTCAGCGCAAATATCTGCATGAATCCAGACAAGGCCAAGCTGGATGATGGGTTCAGGAGTTACCCCAGCGGTCACTCCAGCTCCGCAGCAGCTG GTCTCATCTATCTCTCACTTTTCATCGCCAGCAAGTTCGCCATCACAATTCCCTTCCTCGCCTCCGGCACGAATGTCGATGCCGCCTCTTTCTCCGCCTTTCCCTCGCGGACTCGCCACAACACCGCCATGTCCGCGATGGGTGGGCCCGAATCGTACGAGATGGCCCCGCGGGGCCCCGCAAGCTCGGGGGGCGGACGGACCTACACGGGCGGCAGCATCGGCgcggccgaggagaagcGTCTTGCGCGACACACGCGCGCCGTGGCCGCCGTACGCCTTCAGGCTGCCGCGCCGCCGCTCTACCTGCTGCTGATCTGTATCATCCCGTGGTTCGCGTCCATCTTTATCGCCAGTTCGCGCTGGTTCGACTTCCGCCACCACGGCTTCGACATCCTGTTCGGCTACCTCATCGGCTTGATCTgtgccttcttctcgttccGCTACTACCATCTGCCCATTTCGCAAGGTGCTGGGTGGGCTTGGGGTCCGCGCAGTCGCGACAAGGCGTTCTGGGCAGGTGTCGGCAGTTACAGCTACTCAACTGATCACAACGTCGGCGAGTATTATCGCGCgggagacgaggaggaggcgctgAGTCCGGATTCTTTAGATCACGGCAGCAGCTATGGGCACCCCGTGGTACGGGCCAATGGCACCGGTTTGGAAAGCAATGTGGGACCGGACCAGCCCGGTGGGATCATCACGGGGAGGAAACCACCGTCGCTTGACGTTGATCAATGA
- a CDS encoding mitochondrial 54S ribosomal protein RML2, whose product MLQPQFRPLLAGTASFAQTVLGRTVARCYATKAATQSASSTSTSNTSKDAKAKIVTPYVRDAGMMRTYKPHTPGIRHLKRPINDHLWKGRPYLPLTFPKKGQSKGGRNHSGRVTVRHRGGGHKRRIRMVDFERWIPGPHTVLRIEYDPGRSAHIALVKEEATGRKSYIVAADGMRAGDVVQSYRSGLPQDLLDSMGGVVDPGILAARTCWRGNCLPVSMIPVGTQIYCVGSRPDGKAVFCRSAGTYATIISKEEETREDGTKVMTGKFVNVRLQSGEIRRVSKDACATVGIASNIMHHYRQLGKAGRSRWLNIRPTVRGLAMNANDHPHGGGRGKSKGNRHPVSPWGTPAKGGYKTRRKSNVNKWVVTPRVRNMGVRRNKKTT is encoded by the exons ATGCTGCAGCCTCAATTCCGACCCCTCCTTGCGGGGACAGCTTCCTTTGCCCAAACCGTGCTGGGCCGCACCGTCGCCAGATGCTATGCCACCAAGGCCGCCACACAATCAGcaagcagcaccagcaccagcaacaccagcaaAGATGCCAAAGCCAAGATCGTCACTCCCTACGTCCGGGACGCCGGCATGATGAGAACCTACAAGCCGCACACGCCCGGTATCCGTCACTTGAAGCGCCCGATCAACGACCACCTGTGGAAGGGCCGGCCGTATCTTCCTCTTACCTTTCCCAAGAAGGGTCAATCTAAGGGTGGCCGTAATCACAGTGGTCGCGTCACCGTCAGACATCGCGGTGGTGGTCACAAGCGAAGAATCCGCATGGTCGACTTTGAACGATGGATCCCCGGTCCGCACACAGTCCTGCGCATTGAGTACGATCCCGGTCGCAGCGCGCACATTGCGCTGGTGAAGGAAGAGGCCACAGGGAGGAAGAGCTATATTGTTGCGGCGGATGGTATGAGGGCTGGAGACGTTGTGCAGAGCTACCGGTCCGGTCTTCCCCAGGACCTGCTCGATTCTATGGGTGGTGTCGTTGATCCTGGTATTCTGGCTGCGAGGACATGCTGGAGAGGCAACTGCTTGCCTGTGTCCATGATTCCGGTTGGAACCCAGATCTATTGCGTTGGCTCCCGTCCGGATGGCAAGGCTGTTTTCTGCCGCAGTGCCGGAACATATGCAACCATTATTtccaaagaggaggagacccGTGAGGATGGTACAAAGGTTATGACGGGCAAGTTCGTCAACGTAAGACTGCAGAGCGGAGAAATCAGAAGGGTCAGCAAGGACGCTTGCGCCACCGTTGGTATTGCCAGCAACATTATGCATCACTACAGACAACTGGGCAAGGCCGGTAGAAGCCGTTGGCTCAACATTAGGCCTACTGTGAGAGGTTTGGCGATGAACGCAA ATGACCATCCTcacggtggtggtcgtggtaaGTCGAAGGGTAATAGGCACCCTGTTTCTCCTTGGGGTACACCT GCCAAAGGTGGTTACAAGACTCGCAGAAAGTCCAACGTCAACAAGTGGGTGGTTACCCCCCGGGTCCGCAACATGGGAGTCCGGAGGAACAAGAAGACTACATGA